Part of the Spiroplasma endosymbiont of Poecilobothrus nobilitatus genome is shown below.
TAATATTTTAGAATATTTAATTTTTATTCTTTTGTAAATCATTTTCCGCCCATAATAAAAACACCTTTCAATAAAAATATGACACAATCCTATTTTTTATGTGTCTATTTTATTTTGGGTGTTCATTAACACTAGTTTTTATTTGTTTAAATTTGCCCTAATCCTTTTGCTTTTCAAATTTTCATTACAGCATTTTTTCCTTTTGTCTCTAAAATATCTTTGTATTCTAAATAACGTTCTTGACATTCTTTAATTTCTTTTAAAGCTTGGTCTAAGCCACTTCAACCATTAATTTTAATTTCTTTTTTTTGCAAGGTTTTATATTGTAAAAAGAAAGTCTCAATTTCATTTCGTATTGCTAATGGAACATCTTCTAAAGTTTGAATATGATTAAAACGCGGATCATCAGCCATCACAGCCATTAATTTTGTGTCAATTTCCCCGTTATCAATCATATTAATTGTTCCTAAAATACGAACATTGATTTGACAACCAGGAATTGTGGGGTAAGTGCTTAATGAGATTACATCAAGGGGATCGCCATCTCAATCTAATGTATTTTCAATAAAACCATATTCTCCTGGATAAAAATTAGCACCATATAAAACACGATCTAAAACAATTCGCCCCGTTTTAAGATCATATTCATATTTATGACCAGACCCCTTAGGGATTTCAACGATAATTGGTAAAACATTATTTTTACTCATTATTTTTCTTCCTTTCATTACTTTCCTAATTATTAATATAGCATAGAAAGGCAAATAATGTTATGTCTTTTTAATTTTTGGAATGGCAACACTTTTTAGGACACTTTTTATATAGACATTTGTTTTCTAAAAGTAACTGGAGATAAATAATTTAAACTGCCATGAATTCGAATATTGTTATATCAATGCACAAAAACAAAAAGTTCGTATTTTAATTGTGTTAAATTTTTAAATTTTTTACCCTTAATAAATTCAGTTTTAAAAGTTTTGTAAGTTGTTTCAACCACAGCATTATCATAAGGGCAGCCTTTATTGCTTAATGATCTTTTAAAATTAAAAGTTATTAAAATTTCATCAATGATTTTATTTTTAAACTCATTACCACGATCAGTATGAAATAGAGTTATTTGATTTAATGGTCGTGTTATTTTATGAAAAGCTTGTTGGACCAGTTCGGTTGTTTTATTCGGCCCAGCACTATAACTAATTATTTCACGATTAAACAAGTCAATTAATAAACAAATATAATGTCATTTAGCACCAACTTGAACATATGTTAAATCACTAACAATAACTTCATTAGGTTTTTTGTTGTTAAATTGACGATTTAAAATATTATTAATTTGGTTATTATTGACTGTTGTTTTATGATTATGATATTTTAATTTGGTGTATTTAGAAACCAAATTATTTTTGATCATAAAGAATCTGATTTTTCGCCGCGATAAGATTATATCTTTTCTGTTTAAAATAACTTTAATTTTGCGAGCCCAATAAATTTTGCGACTTTTATTAAAGGCACTGATAATTTCTTGTTAATAATTATTAACTTGCTTGTTAATACATTTATTAGTTTGATAATAATACGTTGATTTTGATAAACCCAAAATCTTACATATTTTTCTTACTGAATATTTTGTTTTGTTGTTATTAATTATTGTTATTTTTTGGCCATTATCAGTGCGGCTTGCTTTAAAATGTCATTTTCAATTTCCAAGTCTTTAAGTTCTTTTCGTAAAGTTATTATTTCATTTTCTTCTAGTGTGCGATTGTCTTTTGCTTTAAATGAACCAGAATTATTATAATTTTTAACTCAAATATAAATAGTTGGTTTTGGTAAATTATATTCTTGCCCTAGATTAATAACACTTTTACCATTTTTATATAGCATGACAATTTGTTTTTTAAATTCTTCAGAGTATGAAGTTTTATTTCCCATTTTTATATTCCTTCTTTCTTAATAATTTTATCTAATTTTGAAGTCTATATAATTATGGCCCTAATAATTGTAGCCTATCCAATGAGACTTTATTGATAAAAATAAAAAAGATACAATAGAGGCAATAACAAAAAGAGACGATATTAAAAATATTAAAATTAAAGAAAAACTTGTTAACTTAGTAAAAGAGTTAGCTAGCGAAAATATAACAATTGCAAAAACTAATAAAACTACAATTTTAACTGAAGGATTTAATCGCATTATAGTTACTATAAGTTTTCCTAAAAATGAATACAATGCAACAATTGGTTTAGGAAATGTTAAACCTGAAACAGAATAAATTGTTGGATGTAAAATGCTTTGTATATGATTTATACAAAACATTTTACATCCAACTGAATAATTTTTACAATTAGTTTTTACTTTGCTATATTTTAAAAATAATTTATAATTAAACAAGGTGATAATATGCAAACAAAAATAAAAAATTTATTTTACTTAGATACAAAAAGAATTGTGGCAATGGCAATTGTAATTGCTTTATATGTTTTATTGTCATGATTAAGTAAAATAATGAATTTAACAGTTTTCCCCGTTGCTCCATTTTTAAAAATTGAGTTAACTGATTTTTTAATGTTATTATCTGTTCGTTTGTTTGGTATTATTTATGCTAGTTTTTTAACTATTAGTATTAGTTGATTACGAATGGTTTATTTAGGTGATACTCCAATTGATGTATTTGCTTTAATGTTAGCAGATTTAATTTTTTTATTATTTTTTTGATTATGGGATAATTTTTTACGAAAAGGATTTAATCGCTTGTTTAAAAATAATTTTTTAAAAAAAGTTGATTATTTAATTACAACAATAAATGTTAGTTTAGCAACAATTATTGTTTCATTTGTAATGACATTATTTAATTGATTATTTATTTATGAGATGTATGCTCATTTCTTACATCTTCCCCGCGAAACAGTACAATGATTTAAAAGTATTTTAGTACCGATAGTTATTCCTTTTAATTTATTGAAATTTACAATTAATAGTATTGTTTTTATCTTAATTTATCGTGCAGTAATTCACCTTCAAAAGCAATTTATAATAATAAAACCAACAAAAAAAGTAACAGAAGTATTGCATGATTATAATATTATTGATGAAATTTATTTTTAAAAAAGCAAACTTATTTTCTTGAAAATATTCTTTAATTTATGTTATTATTTTTATGGTATGCCCACGTAGCTCAGTAGGAGAGAGCATGCGCCTTCTAAGCGTGGGGTCGGGAGTTCGAATCTCTCCGTGGGCGCCATTTTTTAAATTGTAATTAAATTAAAAACCTTATTTAAATGATTAAATAAGGGTTTATTTTTTTAAAATTGTTATAATAATATAAACGATTGTTTTATCTAAGGAGGATTTATTAAATGCAAACACCATTAAATTATTATGATGAATTAATTGATAAAATTAAAGAATTAATTAGTAATCATAATTACAATGGTGCATTTATCAAAATTAATGATGAATTGATGATGCCTTATATTCCTCGACAAGTTGAAGAATTATTAACAACATTATTACAAGAAGTTAATGAAAAAATCCGAGAACAAAAACCAAGTGAAACAACAGTTTGAACATTAGCAAAAATTAGTGATATTTTAGCGAATCCATCTGATAAAGAAACCCAATTATTAGCTTTTCAATATTTAAAAGATCAAAATTTACGACAAATTTTACCAGTAATTCGTCAATATTTTCTGAATAAAAAAGTCACTGATTTTGCAAAGATTTATTTATTATACTTATTAAAAAAACAAGAAATTACAGAAATATTTGAAGTGAAAAAAACAAATGGTATTTTTCACTTGATTCCAAGCCAAATAATACCATATAAAGAAAATGAACAAGTTAAAACCATAATGAAATTATTAGACCAATGAGTTTATAATGATAATCCTAGTTTATACCATACTTGTTTATATTTGCTAGAAACATATTATTATAACTCATATCCTTATTTTTTAGAAAATAATGAAGAAAAAGCATTAACGATTGCAATTATATATCAAGGTCATCGGATGTATGGTGAAGAAATAGTAATCCAAGATCTGGCAGAACAATTTACAGTTCAAGTTGAAATAGTAAAAAAATATCTTCCTTACTTAGACCAACAAGAATTATAAAATAAATTATTATTTAGAAATAGGACAGAAAAGCAAAATAAATTGGTGAAAAACTTTAATTTTGTAGAAAACTCTTGATATTTATAAAATATACCTAAAATTAGGTATATTCTTAATATAAGAGGTGAATAATTAATGGAAAAAATAATTGAATAATTAATAAATAGTTTAACAGATGATCAATTTTTAGAATTTCATGAAAAAGTCAAAAAAGAAGCAGAATTAATTAAAAAACAAAAACGCTTAAATGAAATTGATCAAAAATTTAGGGATAAAGGTATTAAATGTCCTAATTATCAATTTTTTTATTGTGTTAAAAATGGTCATAATCCTGAAGGAAAACAAAAATATTTATGCAAAAAATGTCGTGCTAGTTTTGATGCTTTTCGTGATCATTTTACGTATTGAAGTCATTTAAATTATGAACAGTAAAATTTATTGATTCAAATTTCATTATTAGGCCAATCTAGTAAAATGATTTCCCACTTTATTAAAACATCACCGAAAACAGCTTGATATAATCGCCAAAAAATAATGAAATCAAAACAATTAGAAAACACCCAATTAAAATTTAAAACGTTAAATGGCCAAATTCAAATCGATGAAACATTTATTAAAGAAATCCACAAAGGTAATTTTAAAGATAAATTTGATAAAAGAAAAATTCATCTTGATTCATTTTTAACCAACACTAAATGTTGTATTCAAATGGCTGTTGATAGCAATAATAATATTTATGTTAAATCAACCAACACAAAACGATTACAAAAACAGTGAATTATTGAAAATATTAATAAACAATTAATCAAAGAAAATTCAATTATTATTTATGACATGCAACCATTATATTTATTAGTAGCAAAACAAACAAATTCTATTTTATTAGCAACTAAAACTAGTACAAATCCTGATGCTAGTTATCTGAAGTTAAATAAAATTAGTAAATTACAATCAAAACTTAAAGAATCCTTAATTCATTATCATGGCTTAGGTTTCACGAACATTCAAAATTATTTAAATCTCTGAAAATGAAAATACCAGCATAAAGGTTTAACGCCAAACCAACAATCATCGGTATTATATTTTAACGTATAAAAAAGTTAAATAACAATATTAAAAGTTTATATAATTTTCTTTTAAAGTTATCATATTGATGATTTTTTTTATTTCATCAAGAGTTTTCTACAAAATTAAAAGTGAAAAATGTTATTTAAAGTCATTCTTTTTGTTATAATAAATTATGTGCAATAATTAGTTAAGGAGTAAAATATGAAATTTAAAGCGGAAAAAATACAAGATAAAGGAATTGGAAAATGATATGTAATCATTGATGGTACAGAATGAATAGATTATATTAAAAAAGCTGAAAAAAAAGCAGCAGAGCAATTAGAGGTCCCTGGTTTTCGAAAAGGGAAAGTACCTACTGATTTAATTAAAAAACATCTAACTGAAGCAAAAATTTTAGATGCAGCACATCATTTAGTTGTTAATAAAGCTTATAAGTTTTCGTTTGATCAAAAATCAGATATTGAACCATTTTCATCACCAGTTCCAAGTGTAAAAAAAATTAGTAAAACAGAGTATATCTTACAATTAGAATTTGATTTAAAACCGGAAGTTAAAATTAGTAAATATACTGGTTTTACTGATAAACAGTTAAAAAAGACAAAAATTGAAGTTAAAAAAGCAGATATTGACGATAATATTAATCAATTGCGTAATCGTTTTGCAATTTTTAAACCAAAAACAACAGAAATTACAACTGGAGATACAGTAATTTTTGATTTTGAAGGTTTTGTTGATGGAAAACCATTTAAAGGTGGTAGTAAAGCAACAGATTTTACTTTAGAAATTGGGAGTGGTCAATTTATTCCCGGTTTTGAAGAAGCCATGATTGGTTTAAAAACAGGTGATAAAAAAGAAATTAATGTTACTTTCCCGGCTGATTATAATGTTGAAGAATTAAAATCAACTCCTGCTATTTTTAAGTTAAATATTAAGGAAGTTAAAACAAAAGAATTACCAGAATTAAATGATGAATTAGCAAAAGATGTTAATTTAAAAGGTATTGATACATTAGCTAAATTGGAAGAGCATGTTAAAAATAATATTTATGAGAAATTATTAAAACAAGAATATGATCATTTTATTGGTCATTTATTCCGCTTAATTGCAGAAGATTCAAAGATTGCTTTACCAGAATCAATTATTCGTAAAGAAGCAAATCAATTAAAACATGAGTTTGAACAAAAGTTACAAGGTCAACAAATGGATATAAAAACGTATAAAAAACGAACAGGAATGTCAGAAGAAGATATTTTTAATGAGTTATTTAAAGACGCTAAGAATCGTTTAGAAAATGGTGTTATTGTTGATGCAGTTGTTCAAAATGAAAATATTACTGCAACTGAGGCAGAAATTGATGAACAATATGAAAAGTTAGGAAAACAATTTGGAATTGATGGTAAAGCATTAAAAGAAACAAAATTAGTATCCGACCAACAAGTAAAAGAACAAGTTATGTATGACAAGGTATTTGCCTTTTTATATCAAAATAATGGTGAATAGAATAAAAACTAACATTATTGTTAGTTTTTTTATATAGGAGGATAATCTGGATTAGCAGGAAAAGTGATGAATTTTCTTTCTTTTCTTTAATTTTGTAGAAAACTCTTGATATTTATAAAATATACCTAAAATTAGGTATATTTTTAATATAAGAGGTGAATAATTAATGGAAAAAATAATTGAAGAATTAATAAATAGTTTAACAGATGATCAATTTTTAGAATTTCATGAAAAAGTCAAAAAAGAAGCAGAATTAATTAAAAAATAAAACGCTTAAATGAAATTGATCAAAAATTTAGGGATAAAGGTATTAAATGTCCTAATTATCAATTTTTTTATTGTGTTAAAAATGGTCATAATCCTGAAGGAAAAAAAAAATATTTATGCAAAAAATGTCGTGCTAGTTTTGATGCTTTTCGTGATCATTTTACGTATTGAAGTCATTTAAATTATGAACAGTGAAATTTATTGATTCAAATTTCATTATTAGGCCAATCTAGTAAAATTATTTCCCGCTTTATTAAAACATCACCGAAAACCGCTTGATATAATCGCCAAAAAATAATGAAATCAAAACAATTAGAAAACACCCAATTAAAATTTAAAACGTTAAATGGCCAAATTCAAATCGATGAAACATTTATTAAAGAAATCCACAAAGGTAATTTTAAAGATAAATTTGATAAAAGAAAAATTAATCTTTATTCATTTTCAACCAACAATAAATGTTGTATTCAAATGGATGTTGATAGCAATAATAATATTTATGTTAAATAAACCAACACAAAACGATTACAAAAACAGTGAATTATTGAAAATATTAATAAACAATTAATCAAAGAAAATTCAATTATTATTTATGACATGCAACCATTATATTTATTAGTAGCAAAACAAACAAATTATATTTTATTAGCAACTAAAACTAGTACAAATCCTGATGCTAGTTATCGGAAGTTAAATAAAATTAGTAAATTACAATCAAATCTTAAAGAATCCTTAATTCATTATCATGGCTTAGGTTTCACGAACATTCAAAATTATTTAAATATCTGAAAATGAAAATACCAGCATAAAGGTTTAACGCCAAACCAACAATCATCGGTATTATATTTTAACGTATAAAAAAGTTAAATAAAAATATTAAAAGTTTATATAATTTTCTTTTAAAGTTATCATATTGATGATTTTTTTTATTTCATCAAGAGTTTTCTACAAAATTAAAATTTCTTTTTATGATATAATAAGAGTATTATTAAGTATTAAACTGGTATTCCTTAATTTTGGGATAAAGATATAATAAACAATAGGTGTGATGATTTTTTAAAAATTAGCACTTATTTATTGCAAGTGCTAATTTTTTTGTTATAATTTTTGTGTAACTTAAATTTATATTGATATTGCGATATTTTTTAAAATAAGATAAGATATTGTCAATATAAGTGAAGAAAAGAAACAGGAGGTGTTTTGAAGGTGGATTCAAAAATAACACAATTAAAAAATGTGCCCGTTCTTGTAACGCGGGGTAGTTATATTTTTCCAGGCTTTGAACAAGTATTAGAGGTAGGACGAGATAAATCAATTTTAGCGGTAAATACAGCTA
Proteins encoded:
- a CDS encoding ECF transporter S component, whose product is MQTKIKNLFYLDTKRIVAMAIVIALYVLLSWLSKIMNLTVFPVAPFLKIELTDFLMLLSVRLFGIIYASFLTISISWLRMVYLGDTPIDVFALMLADLIFLLFFWLWDNFLRKGFNRLFKNNFLKKVDYLITTINVSLATIIVSFVMTLFNWLFIYEMYAHFLHLPRETVQWFKSILVPIVIPFNLLKFTINSIVFILIYRAVIHLQKQFIIIKPTKKVTEVLHDYNIIDEIYF
- a CDS encoding inorganic diphosphatase codes for the protein MSKNNVLPIIVEIPKGSGHKYEYDLKTGRIVLDRVLYGANFYPGEYGFIENTLDWDGDPLDVISLSTYPTIPGCQINVRILGTINMIDNGEIDTKLMAVMADDPRFNHIQTLEDVPLAIRNEIETFFLQYKTLQKKEIKINGWSGLDQALKEIKECQERYLEYKDILETKGKNAVMKIWKAKGLGQI
- a CDS encoding IS1/IS1595 family N-terminal zinc-binding domain-containing protein, with translation MKCPNYQFFYCVKNGHNPEGKQKYLCKKCRASFDAFRDHFTYWSHLNYEQ
- a CDS encoding DUF3196 family protein; this translates as MQTPLNYYDELIDKIKELISNHNYNGAFIKINDELMMPYIPRQVEELLTTLLQEVNEKIREQKPSETTVWTLAKISDILANPSDKETQLLAFQYLKDQNLRQILPVIRQYFLNKKVTDFAKIYLLYLLKKQEITEIFEVKKTNGIFHLIPSQIIPYKENEQVKTIMKLLDQWVYNDNPSLYHTCLYLLETYYYNSYPYFLENNEEKALTIAIIYQGHRMYGEEIVIQDLAEQFTVQVEIVKKYLPYLDQQEL
- the tig gene encoding trigger factor; the encoded protein is MKFKAEKIQDKGIGKWYVIIDGTEWIDYIKKAEKKAAEQLEVPGFRKGKVPTDLIKKHLTEAKILDAAHHLVVNKAYKFSFDQKSDIEPFSSPVPSVKKISKTEYILQLEFDLKPEVKISKYTGFTDKQLKKTKIEVKKADIDDNINQLRNRFAIFKPKTTEITTGDTVIFDFEGFVDGKPFKGGSKATDFTLEIGSGQFIPGFEEAMIGLKTGDKKEINVTFPADYNVEELKSTPAIFKLNIKEVKTKELPELNDELAKDVNLKGIDTLAKLEEHVKNNIYEKLLKQEYDHFIGHLFRLIAEDSKIALPESIIRKEANQLKHEFEQKLQGQQMDIKTYKKRTGMSEEDIFNELFKDAKNRLENGVIVDAVVQNENITATEAEIDEQYEKLGKQFGIDGKALKETKLVSDQQVKEQVMYDKVFAFLYQNNGE
- a CDS encoding transposase gives rise to the protein MIQISLLGQSSKMISHFIKTSPKTAWYNRQKIMKSKQLENTQLKFKTLNGQIQIDETFIKEIHKGNFKDKFDKRKIHLDSFLTNTKCCIQMAVDSNNNIYVKSTNTKRLQKQWIIENINKQLIKENSIIIYDMQPLYLLVAKQTNSILLATKTSTNPDASYLKLNKISKLQSKLKESLIHYHGLGFTNIQNYLNLWKWKYQHKGLTPNQQSSVLYFNV